The genomic interval TCCGTGTTATGGATACGGTTAAAAAGGTTGGAATCGCAAAAGTATCTATAGCCACGGACAGTCAATAGGTGATTGTAATGTATAAAAGAGAACCTTGGAAAAAATATTTTTCCGCATCGTTAGGCGTTCATGGTATCTTTGTTGTATTGATTCTTTTGGCTGATTTGCATTTTCCAATGGATAAAATAGTACCTGCCAGTGCATTAAGTGTAGAATTTGTTGACAGCAAGGATGCAGGGCAAAGCGGTGGTGGCGGAGGAGATGCAGGCGCAAGTTTTGGCGAAAATACAGTACCGATTGCAGCGCCGCAAACAAGTAAGAGTATGCCATTGCAAGAGAAAGAATTTTCTATGCAAAATACCAATCCTTTGGAGGGTGAACAGGAAACTCTGCAAGAGGATGTTGGGCAATCAGCGCAATTCACTGAAAAACAGTCAACTAGTAATCAACGCACAGCCGCGTCTGGAAATACGGATACAAGTGCGAGCAGTGGAAATGGCGGAGAAAATAGCAGTGGCAATGACGGCAATAGCGGTACCGGAAGCGGCAGTGGAGAGGGAATTTTTGATGGCGGAGGATTTTCTGCCAATGGAGATGGTACGTATACCGCATTAAGTGCGGATGGAATCTCTTACAGGATTCTTCAGGATGCCGAAGCTGCTTATCCGGATGAGGCTCGTTCTATTGGTTATAGTCGTAAAGTCAGTGTACAAGCTAAAATTTTGGTTGGCTTAGACGGCGGCGTGGAGCAGGTGGAAATATTGAATTCTGCACCTAATCTTGGTTTTAGAGAATCGGCAGTACGAGCTTTACGTAATATGCAGTTTGCACCGATTTATTATAAAAATCACAATATTAAGATGTATTTTATTAAAACGATTCATTTTCAACCGCAATAAAATACATAGAATCTTAAATGCTGTATAAGCAAAGAAAGCTCTAATTGAGCTACAGTGGCAGTAGAGTTTTCTTTAAAATATTATGAATTTAGAAGAAACAAAAACTTAAAATAGATATTGACAAATATAACATATAGGATTAATATGTATTATACAAAGAAGTTGTATATTCTAAATGCATGTATGCGGTTGACTAGAAAACTAGAGACCAATTCCTTTAAAAGGAAAGGTCTCTTTTTCATTTTTTTATTAAATCAAAAATGTGGTTTATGCTAATATTGTTGCGACTGATTAGGAAATTTACCTAAAGGTCATATTTCACTTATTTCTTAATGAAATGGGTAAAATATGACCTTTTTTCTTTTAGCAAAATGGCAAGAGAGGTGTTTAAAATGTGCATAAGATAAACGAGGGAGTACTTGATGTAGTTATTTAATGTTATGAAGGAGAGCGTGATGATGAAAAAAATAAATGTCTGGTTGCCAGTTCTTTCGGTAATTTTTGCAATTATAATTGAAGTTTTCTTAACAAATTCCAGCAAGCATACGATTACGAAACAGCCATATTTATTGTATTTCCTGATTGCAATTGGTTTGTTCTATGCGTCAATTGCAATCGCAGCTTACTTTAATGGCAAAATGAAGAGTTGGGCTGAAGAGAGTGCGTTGTTTACGGCTGTTGCTATTTTAAGTTTAAATTTACTAAATATCGTTACGAAAAAATTTGCATTATTACCTGTGATTTTTTTCCCATCACCGGATAAAATTTTGAGTGTTATGTTTGAGGATTGGGAATTTTTACTGACATGCTTGACTTCTTCGGGGAAACTGCTGTTTACAGGGTACATTTATGGAGCGGTAGCCGGTTTTATTACAGGTATTGCAGTTGGTTTTAGTAAACGAGCGGCCTATTGGGTGAATCCGTTGATTCGAACGCTCGGTCCCATTCCAGCAACAGCATGGATTCCTATTGTATTGATTAGCTTTCCTACCACCTTTTCTGCCAGCAGTTTTTTGATTGCTCTTGCAGTATGGTTCCCGACTGCAGTCATGACCAGCAGCGGCATATTAAATGTACAGAATGCGTATTTCGAGGTTTCCAGCACGCTTGGGGCAGGAAGATTATATCAAATTTTTAAAGTTGGTGTTCCGGCAGCGATGCCGCATATGTTTATTGGCTTATTTAATGGGACTTGTGCTTCTTTTATTACATTGATGACGGCTGAAATGCTGGGCGTTAAAAATGGAATTGGCTGGTATATAAATTGGCAGAAGGATATGATGGCATACGCCAATGTATATGCGGGGCTTATTATCATCGCAGTCACCTTTTCGATTCTGATAACGCTATTGTTTAAAGTGCGTGATTATGTACTTGTTTGGCAGAAAGGAGTCATAAAATGGTAGGTGAAATCAAGGTTGATAGGGTTGTAAAACGATTTACGCAGCAAGATGGAAAGGTAATCATTGCACTAAGTGGAGTTGATCTTACCATTAAAGCCGGAGAATTTGTGTCATTTATTGGTGCATCAGGTTGTGGAAAATCAACATTGCTGCGGTTGATTGCGGGCTTGAATTGTGCGGATGAAGGAAAACTTTTTATCGATGGAGAGGAAATCGTTAAGCCATCTTATGAACGAGGTTTGGTATTTCAAAATCCGATGCTTTTTCCTTGGCTCAATGTATATCATAATGTTGCTTTTGGGTTAAAAGCGCGCAATGTATATAAAGAAAAGAAGGCAGAAGTGGAAAGATTCATTGATTTAGTGGGTTTGTCAGCATTTCATAAATCGTATCCGCATCAGCTGTCGGGCGGAATGGCACAACGTGTGTCATTAGCACGTGCATTGGTGAATCATCCTAAAGTATTGCTTTTAGATGAGCCGTTGGGCGCTTTAGATGCATTTACTCGTATGAATATGCAGGATGAGTTAATTCGTATCTGGAAAGAAAGACAGACTACGATGATTATGGTAACACACGATGTAGATGAAGCGATTTACCTCTCTGATCGTATTATTGTGATGACACCGCGCCCGGCAAAAGTTGAAAAGTGTATTGAAGTACAACTTGCAAGACCGAGAGATCGCAGTAATCCGGAGTTCTTAAATTTGCGTACCGCAATTTTGAAGATATTAGATTTGGCTGGAAATGAAAAAGAATTGGACTATTACTTATAAGGAGAGGATTCTGATGAAAAAAAGATTGGTATGGATTTCTATGATGCTTATTATTTCATTACTGATGACAGCTTGCGGAGGTCAGCAAGCTGCGACCGAGAAAAAGGAAGATTTGGTCTTAAAAGTCGGTTATAGTGGCAGCTTATGCGAAGCACCGGTGCATATTGCTTTAGAAAAAGGCTTTTTTGAAGAGGAAGGTTTGAAGGTAGATTTAATAAAATTGGCACCAGGGACTGCTTTTGAAGCTGTAACAGCAGGACAGGTGGATGCAGGATTTGGTCTTTTGGCAAGCTTAGTCCAACCTTTGTCAAATGGTTTGCCGATCAAAGTTACGACCGGTTTGCATACCGGTTGTGATAAGGTATTGGTATCAAATGGTTCAAACATAAAAACGCTTACGGATTTGAAAGGAAAACGTATTGGTGTTCCTAGTATGAACAGCAGTCCAATTATTTTTGCCAAACGTGCGCTTGCTGATGCAGGTGTCAATGTTTCACAGCAAAATCCTGAAGTTGAATTTGTTGTGTTTAGTCCTTCGGAGTTACCACTGGCATTAGAAAGAGGAGCAGTAGATGCACTGGCGATGAATGATCCAACTGCATCGGTAGCCATAAAAGAAAATAGTCTGATTACTTTGGTTGATTCAGCAGTAACTAAACCGTACAATGAACAATATTGCTGTGCAGCTTATGTTCGTGATAATATTGCAAGTGATTCACCGGAAATTGCGGCTAAATATACGCGTGCTATGCAAAAGGCAAGTGCGTGGATCGCAAAGAATCAGGATGAAACTGCTAAAATTCAGGTTGAGAAAAAGTGGGTGCCGGGAGATCCTGTATTTAATGCATCCGTGTTAAAAACTTACAATTATGTTCCTTCAGCGCAGGGCGCTTATGATGCATTTGGCATAACAGCGAAACAATTACAGCAAGTAGGGATGATCGATAAAGGGGTTGATACAGATGCCTTGCAAAAAAACAGTTTTCTTCTATTAAAAGATCAAGGAATCCAATAAAACGGTTTATTTTGCAATGAAGCATGAGCAGTATTTTACTGAAACGTATAAATTTTGTTTTCGCAATAAAATATATACTGTTATGAGCTGATCAGATGACTGAAGGCTAAAGGAATTTCTTAACGAGATTCCTTTAGCCTTTTTTATATATAAATTAAATTAAAGCTTCGTAATCCAGTGGAGGAAAAGAACGTAAGTGTTTTAGAGTGAGCATTTAAAACCTCAAAAGGTATGGATTAAGATAGGAGAATGCGTTATGAATCTAAACAAATATTTTGTTATTGCTTGTATTGTTTTTATCCTTGCTATATTTGGTTTTTACACAGGGATAAATCATCCAGCGATGGATAAACCGCCTGTATTGGAAACCGGACAAGAGGTGCATCATCATGACAGCAATAAAAATTGACAATGAAAGGCGGGGTAAAAATGAAGTTAGATAAAGCATTTTATTGGTTAGCAATTCTTACAAGTGGAATTTTACTTGCTTTGCCAGCTATTGTTCCTATCTGTCCGATCGAGGCAAAGCCAATGCGGTGCTTTTTTACATTTCAATCAGAATTTCTATTTGCTTTGCTTTCCTTTATCATAGCGATTAGTTTATTTTTTACTACGGAGAGTGAAGCAAAAAGGCTGAGCGGCAGTTTCTTATTCTTTATTGGTATTATAATTTTTATTTTGCCTTTTTCATGGAGTCTTGGTATTTGTGGACATAACGATAGTCCTTGTCACCTAACAGCTGCGTTGACTAAAGGGATAAGTATAGTTTTAAGTGTAATTGGTGCATGGATTGCTGTACGTAAGAATCCAGTTTCCGATGAGGCATAATAAAATGATGCATTTAATCTTAAAATCTTTATGGCATCGACGTGTTCAAAATATCGCCTTATTATGTTCAATTGCCGTGGGAATCTGCATGGTTTTTTCTGTAGCTTTAGTGCAATATGGGGTGTCGGAAGGAATGGAGAAGGCAAAGCAGCGACTTGGTGCGGATCTCTTGGTTGTTCCTGACAGCGCAACGATAGAACCAGGTGAAATTTTGTATGGTGGATCACCGCAAAATATTTATATGGAAAAAGATATTGAACAAAAAATTGCAACAATTGCGGGCGTAAAGCGTGTTACAGCGCAGTTTTACTCGCAAACACTTGATGAAGAATGTTGTAATATTGGTGAACCAGTTCGTTTGGTTGGATTTGACCCGGAAACAGATTGGCTTGTACAGCCATGGCTTAAAAATATCGGGAAGCTTCAGCTGGAAAATGACGAAGTCATTGTTGGGGCAAAGGCGTCTGGCTTTTCATCACAAAAAATTTTCATTTTAGGAAAGATTTTTCGAGTTGCAGCAGTTATGGAACCAAGTGGTACTGGGATGGATCAATCTATTTTAATGAATATCGAGGAGGCGCGTGCTCTCGCTGGAAAATCTGCCAGTTTACAAGAAGTTTTTGATGTTCAAGGCGCACCAATTGATTTGCTTTCGGCGGTGTTGGTTGAAACAGAAGCAGATGCCAATGTTTCTTCTGTTCGTAAGCAGATAGAGGCAATTGATAATGTACACGCTTTTTCAGCAGTAGAAACAAAACAGCAGATCTATGGTCAGATTGTTATTCTTACCGGGCTTTTATTGGCAGTGGCCTTTTTAACAATGCTTGTTTCCCTAATTCAGCTATTTTCTCGATTATATTCTTTGATCTTAGAACGGCAGAGCGAATTTGGACTGTATTTAGCGTTGGGGGCTGTGCCTAAGACGATTTTGACGATTATTATAACAGAAGCGGTATTGTTGTGCGGAATCGGTTCGCTGGCTGGGCTAGTGCTTGGTTATGGTTTATATGTCTGGTTGATTGATTTCATTATGGTACATCAGGCCTTTCCTTTCGTCTATTCCAATGCTGCTACGGTAGTGCTACTGGGGGCTGGTATTTTTGGTGCGTGGACATTGATTGGCGCAATTGCCGCATTAATTCCTGCCTATCGCAGCAGTCATATTGAACCAAATTCCGTTATGGTACGTGGAGAATACGATTGAAGGGAGCATGCTTGTGGCGATATTGAAGATAGAAAGTGTAAAAAAATATTATGAGAAAGAAATTATCTTAGCAGGGTGTAATTTAGAAGTTAAAGAAGGCGAACTGGTATCTATCGTTGGGCAATCTGGAAGCGGAAAGACAACAATGCTTTCCCTTATGGGGTTATTACAAAATCCTACGGATGGGCAAGTCGTAATTGATGGCGTAAATACGGTGGGATTGAATACAGAGGCGAAAGCTAAACTTCGCAGTACATATATTGGTTTTGTTTTTCAGCGAGCTAGGTTGGTAGGCGCTCTTACAGCCATTGAAAACGTTCTTTTACCTGCATGGCTCTTATCGCACAAAAATTCATTGGAAAAACGAGCAAAAGACTTGCTTATAAAACTTGGCTTACAGAACCGTCTTGATTTTTTGCCAGAAAAATTAAGTATTGGTCAAATGCGGCGAGTTGCGCTGGCACGAGCACTTTTGTTAAATCCTAAAATTATTTTGGCGGATGAACCCACCAATGATTTGGATTCTGATACTGCAAATCTTGTTTTTGAGCATTTAAAAATGGCCAGAGATAACGGTGCCGCAGTGGTTTTAGTAACACACGACCAAAACTATGCTTGTCGTGCGGAGCGTTTGGTTGAGTTAAAAGAGGGGAGATTGTATGAACAAAAGAAATAAAAGACAATTGTAGGTTCCGATGTATTTATATGTTCTACAAAAATAAAAACAACTGAAATAAAAAATCAGTTGTTTTTTTATAGAGAAAAGTTCTAGCGATGGTAGATCATGTCTACAGACTAGAGAACTTAGCTGATATGTATTTTTAAGATAAGAAAAATAGCATTATTATTTGTATTTTTCTTGTAAAACTTTTAAATCGTCATTATATTCTTTTGCAACTTGTTGCAATTCTTGTCGTTTTTTATTAATATCATCAAGCGTTGATTGATCAAATGAATCTGTTTGAACGGCTTGAATGATTTTATTGAGTTCTTCTAATGTCATATCCATTTGTTTTATCGCTTTGTCGTGCAGATCTTGCACTTCTTTTGTTTTAGGTTTATAGGCTTTTTGTTTGTCAGCTATTGTTGTAAATTTCTGTACTACATCATTAAGTGCAGCTAGTTTTTCTTCTTTGCTATTCATGGATTGGCGATTGCTCATAATTTGGCTGGCTTTACTGTTAAAATCAGCTATGATCGGGCCTGCTTCAGCGCTTGATGTTTGCTGGAATTTCATGTATTCGTCTAAATCGCTTTTGACTGAGTTGCCACAGCCGGCAACAATAACTAATACGAAAATGGCCAATACTGCAAATATTTTTTTGTTCAAATGTGTATCCTCCCAATTGTGCTAAATTCTCTAGTCTCTATACTTGAACGGAGCGCAGAACATTACATTTTCATATAAAGTCCTATGATTCCAATGATTAAAAAAAGAAATGATAAGCAAAACTTATTAAATTTAAGTAGAAAATAACTATTTATTAATATATTATGCAATTTGCAGAAAGTTGTCAATTGAGTAATTTATACTATATTGTTACACAACTGGCGAAAAATTTATATTTTGGATATTGATTATTTTAGCTAAATTTTTGAGGCCATGTTGTTTAGCTTTGTATACGTCGCCAAACTGTAACTTGTTGAATGATACAGATGAAAACTGAGCGCTGGGATTATCTGTTTAGCGTTTATTGCAAATGGAATACATAAATATTCTTAATTGTGATTTGACAAAGTTCTACGAATTTCATATCATGAATGATGAAACATTTACTTAAATTACATATTTATAGTAAAAAATAATATTTAGGGGGATTTTATGTCAGATTTTTTAAATTATAGCGGTGTTGTTTGCGCAGTCATTGGATTAGTTTATTTATTTTTGTTTTGTGTTAGTATGATTATACCGAGTATGCAAAAGAACTGGAAAAAGTATCTTTTTCGTTCGTTGTTATTTATTGGGATTGCTTTCTTGGAAGTATTCATTTTAATTCAGTTAGGATTGCCAATTCTATAATTGTTCTAGTTCATTCATTTTAGTATAATAATAGCGAGGGGAGTATCCTCTCGCTATTTTTTGATGAAAAGAAAAATAAATTATGATATATAGTGTAGGAGCTCTGTAGAAAAGGCAAGAGGAGAAATTTATGATTTTATTAGATCCCCGGAGTAAGACGCCACTTTATAGGCAGCTATATCAACAATTGCGTATGAAAATTCTATGTGGTGAAATTTCTCCTAAGACAAAGCTTATTTCAAGCAGGCAGCGATCTGTGGAACTTCATGTGAGTCGAAATACTGTAGATACAGCGTACCAACAGCTTTTGGCGGAAGGCTATGTTGTCGGTAAAGCAAGAAGCGGTTATTATGTTGAGCCAGTGATGCATCAGGTAAATGCAGATGCTGCGCTAAGTGAGGAAGAGCCTCCAGTGATGTGCAGCGGAACGGAGAAGAACACCCTATATAATTTTATGTATGGGAGTCTTCCTGTTGATACGTTTCCTTTTTCAAAATGGCAGCGTTTGACGAATCTATGTCTTCGTGAACATGAGGCTGAAATGCTGCGTTATGGCTCGAGTATGGGAGAATTCGGACTTCGTAGAGAAATTGTAAAATATCTACGTGCATATCGTGATGTAAATTGTACAGTGGATCAGATTTTAATTACTTCGGGAACAAAACAATGTATCAGCATCGCTTGTCAGCTGCTGCAATCTTTTACTGCGGATATAGCGATCGAAGATCCTGGTTTTCAGGGTGCTTACTTTGCATTCAAAGCACATGGATTTGGTGTAACTCCTGTGTCTATAAATCATCACGGTATCGATGTAAAAGCATTAGATGCTTCTTCGGCGAAGGCTGTGTATATAACACCTTCGCATCAGTTTCCTACAGGCACGATTATGTCGATTACAAGACGGCTGGCTTTGATTGAATGGGCTGATAAAAAGGATGCATATATTATTGAAGATGATTATAGCAGTTATTTGCGGTACAATGTCAAACCGATTTCTTCTTTGCAGGGCTTGGCACCTGATCGGGTAGTTTATGTGGGAAGTTTTTCAAAGGTTCTTTTGCCTTCACTGCGTGTTGCGTATATGGTACTTCCTAAAAAATTGGCAGAAAAGTTGCAGCAACAGTCAGAATATAATGTGTGTCCTGTTCCTTTTCTCATGCAAAAACCACTGGAAATTTTCTTGAAAGAAGGATATTTTGAAAGTCATGTACGGAAAATGACACAGCATCTTAAGAAAAAACATGATAGACTTGTCGCTGTTCTTCATGAAACATTTGGCGATCGAATTACGATTTCTGGGATGAATGCAGGACTACATATTTTATTGCAAGTTCATTGTGTGCTTTCTTCGGAAGCATTGATTCAACGGGCATGTGAGGCAGGTATTGCCATTTCTGAAAACCATAAATTATGGATTGAATTTACACCGCGTTCTGATCCTTATGTATTGTTAGGATTTGGTGCAATTGCACTCGATGATATTGCCCCAGCGGTTGAGCTTCTTAAAAAAGTTTGGTTTAAATGTAATGCAGTTTAAGTTTATTGTGTAAAGCGGTAGATGAGTTTTCAAGCGGTTTAAAAAAACGACCTTCTTTCTAGCCTATAATTTAGAAAGAAGGTCGTTTTCTATGATGAGAAAATGCTTTTAATCGATATTGTTTTGTATCATTTTCATGCATCGCCATACTCTAATATCTCACATGAGTGGAGGTAGGCTTCTTTTCCAAGCTTTTTATCAATAATATATAATGCTGCATCAATTCCGGCAGAGATTCCGGCAGAGGTTACAATGCTGCCATTATCAATAAAGCGTGCTTTTTTTTGCAGTTGAATCGTAGAATCAACCTCAAGGAGTGCAGCATAAAATTTATGGTGTGTAGTGGCAGGTAATCCTTTTAGTAAGCCTGCCTTAGCTAATAACAATGCACCGTTGCAAACAGAGAAGAGAAGCTCTGTTTTTTTGCTTTGTGCTTGCAGCCACTGAATGATAGCAGCGTTGTCTAATATTTGTGGCGTTTTACCGCCCGGGATGATGATGATATCTGCCTGTGGACAATCGGTAAAGTCGTAGTTTGCTTTAATTGTTAAGTCAAAGGTATGAATGTCTCCTTTGACTTCACTAACAGTGAAAATTTCACAACGAGGTGAATCAGCGTAATTTAAAACCGAAAATGCTTCATATGGACCGACAAAATCCATTGGACATGCATCTTTAAATAATAATATGCCTATTTTAATTGTTGTTGTGTTCATTCGTTATTCCTCCATTGACTAAAATTATCATGTGCACACGTTGTTTTTATTACACCATAGGTATGAACAGAAAAAAAGAGCCAATTCTAAATACGCAATAGATGCCAGATTATTTTTATAAACAAAAGATGAACATAATAAAGTACCTTATAGCGTGTTGATATGCAAGAAAAAGGGAGTTTTATTGGGAATAAAGTAAAATATTGTATCATAATGACGAAAATGGTATGATATAAA from Massilibacillus massiliensis carries:
- a CDS encoding ABC transporter permease, with translation MMKKINVWLPVLSVIFAIIIEVFLTNSSKHTITKQPYLLYFLIAIGLFYASIAIAAYFNGKMKSWAEESALFTAVAILSLNLLNIVTKKFALLPVIFFPSPDKILSVMFEDWEFLLTCLTSSGKLLFTGYIYGAVAGFITGIAVGFSKRAAYWVNPLIRTLGPIPATAWIPIVLISFPTTFSASSFLIALAVWFPTAVMTSSGILNVQNAYFEVSSTLGAGRLYQIFKVGVPAAMPHMFIGLFNGTCASFITLMTAEMLGVKNGIGWYINWQKDMMAYANVYAGLIIIAVTFSILITLLFKVRDYVLVWQKGVIKW
- a CDS encoding DUF4418 family protein is translated as MKLDKAFYWLAILTSGILLALPAIVPICPIEAKPMRCFFTFQSEFLFALLSFIIAISLFFTTESEAKRLSGSFLFFIGIIIFILPFSWSLGICGHNDSPCHLTAALTKGISIVLSVIGAWIAVRKNPVSDEA
- a CDS encoding ABC transporter substrate-binding protein — translated: MKKRLVWISMMLIISLLMTACGGQQAATEKKEDLVLKVGYSGSLCEAPVHIALEKGFFEEEGLKVDLIKLAPGTAFEAVTAGQVDAGFGLLASLVQPLSNGLPIKVTTGLHTGCDKVLVSNGSNIKTLTDLKGKRIGVPSMNSSPIIFAKRALADAGVNVSQQNPEVEFVVFSPSELPLALERGAVDALAMNDPTASVAIKENSLITLVDSAVTKPYNEQYCCAAYVRDNIASDSPEIAAKYTRAMQKASAWIAKNQDETAKIQVEKKWVPGDPVFNASVLKTYNYVPSAQGAYDAFGITAKQLQQVGMIDKGVDTDALQKNSFLLLKDQGIQ
- a CDS encoding TonB family protein, which gives rise to MYKREPWKKYFSASLGVHGIFVVLILLADLHFPMDKIVPASALSVEFVDSKDAGQSGGGGGDAGASFGENTVPIAAPQTSKSMPLQEKEFSMQNTNPLEGEQETLQEDVGQSAQFTEKQSTSNQRTAASGNTDTSASSGNGGENSSGNDGNSGTGSGSGEGIFDGGGFSANGDGTYTALSADGISYRILQDAEAAYPDEARSIGYSRKVSVQAKILVGLDGGVEQVEILNSAPNLGFRESAVRALRNMQFAPIYYKNHNIKMYFIKTIHFQPQ
- a CDS encoding ABC transporter ATP-binding protein; translated protein: MAILKIESVKKYYEKEIILAGCNLEVKEGELVSIVGQSGSGKTTMLSLMGLLQNPTDGQVVIDGVNTVGLNTEAKAKLRSTYIGFVFQRARLVGALTAIENVLLPAWLLSHKNSLEKRAKDLLIKLGLQNRLDFLPEKLSIGQMRRVALARALLLNPKIILADEPTNDLDSDTANLVFEHLKMARDNGAAVVLVTHDQNYACRAERLVELKEGRLYEQKK
- the pdxR gene encoding MocR-like pyridoxine biosynthesis transcription factor PdxR; its protein translation is MILLDPRSKTPLYRQLYQQLRMKILCGEISPKTKLISSRQRSVELHVSRNTVDTAYQQLLAEGYVVGKARSGYYVEPVMHQVNADAALSEEEPPVMCSGTEKNTLYNFMYGSLPVDTFPFSKWQRLTNLCLREHEAEMLRYGSSMGEFGLRREIVKYLRAYRDVNCTVDQILITSGTKQCISIACQLLQSFTADIAIEDPGFQGAYFAFKAHGFGVTPVSINHHGIDVKALDASSAKAVYITPSHQFPTGTIMSITRRLALIEWADKKDAYIIEDDYSSYLRYNVKPISSLQGLAPDRVVYVGSFSKVLLPSLRVAYMVLPKKLAEKLQQQSEYNVCPVPFLMQKPLEIFLKEGYFESHVRKMTQHLKKKHDRLVAVLHETFGDRITISGMNAGLHILLQVHCVLSSEALIQRACEAGIAISENHKLWIEFTPRSDPYVLLGFGAIALDDIAPAVELLKKVWFKCNAV
- a CDS encoding ABC transporter ATP-binding protein, translated to MVGEIKVDRVVKRFTQQDGKVIIALSGVDLTIKAGEFVSFIGASGCGKSTLLRLIAGLNCADEGKLFIDGEEIVKPSYERGLVFQNPMLFPWLNVYHNVAFGLKARNVYKEKKAEVERFIDLVGLSAFHKSYPHQLSGGMAQRVSLARALVNHPKVLLLDEPLGALDAFTRMNMQDELIRIWKERQTTMIMVTHDVDEAIYLSDRIIVMTPRPAKVEKCIEVQLARPRDRSNPEFLNLRTAILKILDLAGNEKELDYYL
- a CDS encoding ABC transporter permease; the protein is MMHLILKSLWHRRVQNIALLCSIAVGICMVFSVALVQYGVSEGMEKAKQRLGADLLVVPDSATIEPGEILYGGSPQNIYMEKDIEQKIATIAGVKRVTAQFYSQTLDEECCNIGEPVRLVGFDPETDWLVQPWLKNIGKLQLENDEVIVGAKASGFSSQKIFILGKIFRVAAVMEPSGTGMDQSILMNIEEARALAGKSASLQEVFDVQGAPIDLLSAVLVETEADANVSSVRKQIEAIDNVHAFSAVETKQQIYGQIVILTGLLLAVAFLTMLVSLIQLFSRLYSLILERQSEFGLYLALGAVPKTILTIIITEAVLLCGIGSLAGLVLGYGLYVWLIDFIMVHQAFPFVYSNAATVVLLGAGIFGAWTLIGAIAALIPAYRSSHIEPNSVMVRGEYD
- a CDS encoding DJ-1/PfpI family protein yields the protein MNTTTIKIGILLFKDACPMDFVGPYEAFSVLNYADSPRCEIFTVSEVKGDIHTFDLTIKANYDFTDCPQADIIIIPGGKTPQILDNAAIIQWLQAQSKKTELLFSVCNGALLLAKAGLLKGLPATTHHKFYAALLEVDSTIQLQKKARFIDNGSIVTSAGISAGIDAALYIIDKKLGKEAYLHSCEILEYGDA